Sequence from the Maribellus comscasis genome:
ATTCATTGGCCAGCGACCACCAAACGTTCCTGTACGCAGAAATGCGCGCCACCATATAACGGACATACCGTTTGTTCATTTCGCTTCCCATTTTGCTGTATCCCCAGCGATCGTAGGGATGAAACAGAATCACATCTGCCTGAATGCCCAAATCGCAAAGTTGTTTTATACGCTTATCAAAATTCTGAAAAAATTCAATATCCGGATTTTCAAAATTGTTCTTGCTATTTATTCGTTCAAAAGGATATCTCCAGGGTTCAGTTTCATTTCCGTATATATATGATTTGGGAAAAACGCACATTCTAATTTTATTAAACGGCACTTTTGCCATTGTTTCCAGCGTTTGTTCCTGAATAGATTGTTTTACACTTGTCCACTGGTAGGCAGTTGTTCCTACCGAATAAAAAGGAGTACTGTCGGCATATTGCAGATACCAGGTATTTACAACTTTTACAGGCCCATGATTTTCTCCCGTTGGCGGTACACAAAGGAATTCGCCGGTTTTCCCCAAAAGATCATTGTTGTTGCTTTGCGTTTTATACTTCCATACTCCTTGCACAGGAGGTGAAAAACGAATTCTGAAAGTGTCGTTGCCATCGTAAAAACCGGGAACTAAAATACGTTTGTCGCCATTTACAAACTCGGCACTTATCTCTGTGTTCATAAAAGGATTTCCCTCCACAGAAGCAAACAGACTTAACTGAAAAACATCCCATTGTTCGGTTTCTGGTAACTGATTTTGTTTTGCACACGAAGCAAAAAAGAAGGCAAGCAGAATAAGCAGATAATTCTTTACGTTTTTCATGCAATAACAGGTTTAATTGGTTTAGGTATTAAAACTTATTTTCTATAGCGAATCCCGTAATTTCACATATGTTGGAAGTACAATTTCGGTTCTTAATTTGTTTTTTACAAATGCGGCGGCTCTTTTTCCCATTTCCTCAAAATCGGTTGATATCACCGAAATCCCGCTTCCAACAATCTCCTTCATTGGAGTGTCGTTATACGAAAGCACTCCGACATCCTTTCCCAGTACAAGATTTCTGTTCCGGCACTCTTTAATTATTTTAACCAGATCGGCATCCCGGATTACAAAGTACGCCTGCCCTTTTTTTAACTCTGAAATTTCAAAATGAGCATTTTTTATATACTTAACCTGATTCTTTTTACAAAATTTTTTGATCGCTTTTGCTGTTTCTGAAGGATGCGGCGTATTGTTCTCTTCATAAATTAAAACCAGTTCCTCATATTTTTTTATGGCGTCAGCGCTCTGTTCAAGACAGGAAATAACCGATTCGTAAAAATTCTGGGTCAGGTAATTCATTTTATCGTTATCCGGTTTTCCCATATCGATTATCAACAGCTTGTTGGTATCGATCTTCTCCAAAATCGGGTCAACACTTTTATGATCGATATTCATTATCACATACATACTGTATCGCCCCAAACTATTTTGAACAAGTTGCCGAAAAACTTCATGATTGTAATGGTGAAACAGTAGATCGACGGAATACGCCTCCGGCAGATCAGCCCGAAACGATTGGTACAGCTGCTCTTTAAAAGCACTAAAATCATCGAGCAACATAAAAACTTTAAATGACTCGTTGGCGACGTAATATCCTTTTGTTGGCGCCGATTCAACCACACTTCTTCTTTTAAGGATATTATAGGCTTTAAAAACCGTGTCGCGGGAAAAGCCGCTTTCCAAACTCAACTGGTTTACCGACGGCAACACATCGCCCACTTTTAGCTTGCCCGTACTGATTGCCTCGGTTATGGAATAAACCAGTTGCTGTACTTTGGTTTGTCCGGCTAATTCGGCTATATGTAGCTCAAAATCATTCAAAATAATTTTTGTTTAAAAAGCGTTTTTAATTTCAGAAACAGTTATCCCAAAAACCTGCCGGCAAATACCATTTAAATCTTCTTCTTCTCCTTCAAAATGGACGGTAAGCTGTGTGTGTGCAGCACGCTCCCCGGACTGTAAGGCCAGAGCCGGTGACGATGACTCCAGCTCGTAAAATGGTCCCAACTGGCTTTCATCTTCCAAAGGTCCGTCGTTGTAGGCGTTAATGGCATCTCCTTTAAAAGGAAAATCCTGCAGCTCCCAGGCCGAATTTACATAGTCGACAGCAGCTTCCGGAATATTGGTTTTTACGATGGTTAAAACCTTATTCTCTGTGTCGTAGCTACCTAAATAAGGCAATGCCCGTTGCGGAGGGATTCCAATTTTTCCACGCTCTTTTCCGTCTCCTCTAAAAAATATCATTCCGTCTCTCACTTTTAAACGATCTTCCGGAATCTTTCCAAAGTAATCGTCTTTTACAATATAATCTGATTCAACATCGGTTTTGTAAGGGATAAAAATAGTTACCGATGGCGAAGGATTAAACATCCCAAGCAACCATATCGAGAGAAGACCGGTTTCCTTTTCCCAGGCTTTATCACCTGTATTTTTTACCGTATTTACCGTTTGATAACCTACACATTTTGCATCTGCAGGAATACTGACGCTGAGTTCATCTTCCAAAACAGGATTTTCCAGAATTTCAATTTTCCTGTTTACCTCCAATTGAAAATGAAAATCGCTGTAATTGACTAATTCAATTGATTTTGAAAAAACAGCTTCTTTTTCATTTGCTTCAACAATATCGTATGTTTCCGTGTCGATGCTTGCCGGAGTATTCCAGTCTTCAAAATCAAACCCCTTCCCCGCCGGGAAAAAGATTGAAAACTGTCCTCCTTCAGGTCCCAGCCAAAAACGTTCTTCGCCTCCCACCGGATTGAATTGTTTTAAAACTTCACCGGAAGAAATCAAATCATGATTTATCCAGCCGTAACTTTTCCCGGATTTTCCGGCAGAAGTACTTGTCATAACACGTCCCTGATACTTTGCAGAAAGTAAAATACGCGCATTTTTATTGATGAGTTCAATCGGTTTTTCGTTTTTTTGCAATGTTTCCAAATCGTAACCGTAACTCCCTTTTTCAAAATTTTGCATTTCCACGGATGTATCTGTTTTCTTTCCGGCATTTGAACAACCAAGAAAAAAAACAACAATTATTATTAAACTAAATATTTTCATTTTGAAAAAAATTGTTACCCGGCTATTCACCGGGTAACACCGTACGAACTATTTATAAACGGGACCAAAATTATCGCAAGCTCTGTAATCAGCGCCTTCTTTGTCCTCGCCAAAAGCATTCCAGGCACTGGGCCTGAAAATAGATTCTTCGTCTACATTATGCATACAAACCGGAATACGCAGAATTGAAGCCATAGTTATCAGATCTGCACCGATGTGCCCGTAACTGATGGCACCGTGATTTGCCCCCCAGTTTGCCATCACCGAATAAACATCTTTAAACGCTCCTTTTCCGGTCAGCTTTGGAACAAACCAGGTAGTTGGCCAGGTCGGATCGGTACGCTTATCCAAAACTTTGTGAATGTCTTCGTCTAAATCAACCGTGTAGCCTTCGGCAATCTGAAGCACCGGCCCCTGCCCTTTTACAAGATTTATCCTCGACATTGTAACGGGCATTTCCCCTTCAGTTTTAAACTGACTGGAATAACCGCCTCCTCTGAAATATCCTTTGTTTGCAGGGCAAAAACGCGTATTCTCCATACAGCGGGTTACATCTTCTTCTGTTACATCCCAGAACGGTTTCATTACCGGGTTACCCTGCTCGTCCTTCTGTTGAGCTGTTGCATCCATTGTTGTAGAACCGGAATTTATCAGGTGGATAATTCCAAATTTCGCCAAACCGGTGAGTTCTTTTCCTGTTACCCTTTTT
This genomic interval carries:
- a CDS encoding DUF5060 domain-containing protein; the encoded protein is MKNVKNYLLILLAFFFASCAKQNQLPETEQWDVFQLSLFASVEGNPFMNTEISAEFVNGDKRILVPGFYDGNDTFRIRFSPPVQGVWKYKTQSNNNDLLGKTGEFLCVPPTGENHGPVKVVNTWYLQYADSTPFYSVGTTAYQWTSVKQSIQEQTLETMAKVPFNKIRMCVFPKSYIYGNETEPWRYPFERINSKNNFENPDIEFFQNFDKRIKQLCDLGIQADVILFHPYDRWGYSKMGSEMNKRYVRYMVARISAYRNVWWSLANEWDIPDIKETIDWEGIGTLLQNEDPYQRMRGIHNWYGSEDHFYDHSRPWLTHVSAQTSQFYNAEKWRKRYKKPLMFDEMRYEGDVPSDWGNLSGEEMVSYFWMAGLSGGYGTHGETYTNDSDTSEVRWWSKGGTCVGESPERIVFFQSILEQAPVTAMKPELNDKGDPENLNNNVYIFSKHGAYYLAYVADPSQSVEINLPGDSSYKLEVIDTWNMKTLEEKTIDSGTFKYITKHPYCALKITVN
- a CDS encoding GntR family transcriptional regulator, producing the protein MNDFELHIAELAGQTKVQQLVYSITEAISTGKLKVGDVLPSVNQLSLESGFSRDTVFKAYNILKRRSVVESAPTKGYYVANESFKVFMLLDDFSAFKEQLYQSFRADLPEAYSVDLLFHHYNHEVFRQLVQNSLGRYSMYVIMNIDHKSVDPILEKIDTNKLLIIDMGKPDNDKMNYLTQNFYESVISCLEQSADAIKKYEELVLIYEENNTPHPSETAKAIKKFCKKNQVKYIKNAHFEISELKKGQAYFVIRDADLVKIIKECRNRNLVLGKDVGVLSYNDTPMKEIVGSGISVISTDFEEMGKRAAAFVKNKLRTEIVLPTYVKLRDSL
- a CDS encoding DUF6786 family protein, which codes for MKIFSLIIIVVFFLGCSNAGKKTDTSVEMQNFEKGSYGYDLETLQKNEKPIELINKNARILLSAKYQGRVMTSTSAGKSGKSYGWINHDLISSGEVLKQFNPVGGEERFWLGPEGGQFSIFFPAGKGFDFEDWNTPASIDTETYDIVEANEKEAVFSKSIELVNYSDFHFQLEVNRKIEILENPVLEDELSVSIPADAKCVGYQTVNTVKNTGDKAWEKETGLLSIWLLGMFNPSPSVTIFIPYKTDVESDYIVKDDYFGKIPEDRLKVRDGMIFFRGDGKERGKIGIPPQRALPYLGSYDTENKVLTIVKTNIPEAAVDYVNSAWELQDFPFKGDAINAYNDGPLEDESQLGPFYELESSSPALALQSGERAAHTQLTVHFEGEEEDLNGICRQVFGITVSEIKNAF